In a genomic window of Candidatus Woesearchaeota archaeon:
- a CDS encoding AAA family ATPase encodes MKKQFYCLVGIDGVGKTTVSRAILPRLNEELGAFNVRHIGKDYIPHGRLPFKPPKYVYSRKTEVKKKRVSKKKKILRKIYHWVANVGMSLEFTIMYFFKEKLSNRKKHLLLDHCPYDLLVEENRDRFLLTENILVGIMPRPTHIFLLVDEYESIRKRKQQRTTTEMKEYYDNMRDLYKKHRIKYSEIYVGNGVEDAKEQVFQALKSKIKK; translated from the coding sequence ATGAAAAAACAATTTTACTGTCTTGTGGGAATTGATGGAGTGGGTAAAACAACAGTTAGCAGAGCAATTCTGCCAAGATTAAATGAAGAACTAGGAGCATTTAATGTTAGGCACATAGGTAAAGATTATATCCCACACGGAAGACTTCCATTTAAACCTCCAAAATATGTTTATTCTAGAAAAACTGAAGTCAAAAAGAAAAGAGTTAGTAAGAAAAAAAAGATCCTTAGAAAAATATATCACTGGGTTGCAAATGTCGGGATGAGTTTAGAATTTACCATAATGTATTTTTTCAAAGAAAAATTATCAAATAGAAAAAAACACTTACTATTGGATCATTGTCCATATGACCTACTTGTTGAAGAAAATAGGGATAGATTCCTATTAACTGAAAATATTTTGGTTGGGATTATGCCAAGACCAACACACATATTTTTATTAGTTGATGAATATGAATCAATTAGAAAAAGAAAACAACAAAGAACAACAACAGAAATGAAAGAATATTATGACAATATGCGTGATTTATACAAAAAACACAGAATTAAGTATAGTGAAATATATGTTGGAAATGGAGTTGAAGATGCAAAAGAACAAGTTTTTCAAGCACTCAAATCAAAAATAAAAAAATGA
- a CDS encoding glycosyltransferase, protein MKIGILAGLKPLTKKKGNIYGISKIISEENEVYLVGYDPNTQKEIEKDLKFRNYTKIKPKNIFLRILRHKINLSRFCKKEKPDILMNIYREEFEGVITVIVAKKFGIKSIVRFAGNPFEAYKHKKTFFNKLGTYILTNIIAKHFLKKATKIITMSEETKINLIKQGFNKKKIEIVMQPMKINIPKANKNLKGLSKTKKNVLFVGNFTKGKGFQSIINILENKTIQQKYNFVFIGADKDNYSKTINKYKNTSILGRLDQEKVFEYMASSDIFLFPSYFEGFPKAVTEAYLCGCPIIARDIVNIDRLAQYTFKTDKELLNIMLNKKIKKAKNNLPEEFTYNYVREKYKQLVREI, encoded by the coding sequence ATGAAAATTGGAATTTTAGCAGGACTAAAGCCATTAACAAAGAAAAAAGGAAATATATATGGCATATCAAAAATAATCTCTGAAGAAAACGAAGTTTATCTAGTAGGATATGATCCAAATACTCAAAAAGAAATTGAAAAAGACCTAAAGTTCAGAAACTACACAAAGATTAAACCAAAAAATATTTTCTTAAGAATTCTTCGACACAAAATAAATTTATCTAGATTTTGCAAAAAAGAAAAACCTGACATTCTTATGAATATATACCGAGAAGAGTTTGAAGGAGTTATAACGGTCATTGTTGCTAAGAAGTTTGGAATTAAATCAATAGTAAGATTTGCAGGAAATCCTTTTGAAGCATATAAACATAAAAAAACATTCTTTAACAAACTCGGAACATACATACTTACAAACATAATTGCTAAACACTTTTTGAAGAAAGCAACAAAAATAATCACTATGAGTGAAGAAACAAAAATAAACCTTATCAAACAAGGATTTAATAAAAAAAAGATAGAAATAGTAATGCAACCAATGAAAATAAACATTCCTAAAGCTAACAAAAACCTTAAAGGTCTAAGCAAGACCAAAAAAAACGTTCTTTTCGTAGGTAATTTCACCAAGGGAAAAGGGTTTCAAAGTATCATAAACATATTAGAAAATAAAACAATACAACAAAAATATAACTTTGTATTCATCGGAGCAGATAAAGATAATTACTCCAAAACAATAAACAAATACAAAAATACAAGTATCCTTGGAAGATTAGATCAGGAAAAAGTATTTGAATATATGGCTTCTTCAGACATCTTCTTATTTCCCTCATATTTTGAAGGTTTTCCAAAAGCAGTAACTGAAGCATACCTGTGTGGATGTCCAATAATCGCTAGAGATATAGTAAATATAGATAGATTAGCACAATACACCTTTAAAACAGATAAAGAACTTCTTAATATAATGTTAAATAAAAAAATAAAAAAGGCAAAGAATAATCTTCCTGAAGAATTTACCTATAATTATGTTAGAGAAAAATACAAACAATTAGTAAGAGAGATTTAA
- a CDS encoding class I SAM-dependent methyltransferase, which translates to MVKNNHTYWANAFSDAKINLDINKLKHITKYVNKKDKILEAGCGPGKVVFPLLSEGYKIYGLDFSKDLIKECQDYSKKTKIGNPNSFVVGDILRLEYKEEFDVYMSFGVIEHFKQREQRRIIKQAKKSLKKGGKVVITVPNSYSPNVVSRWIMSKVKKHLLKDPMVYQKNISTKKIRKMFEREGFKTISCKNYGFDKAINRLLLLNYKKIFRIPNLFYYLRKPILKASQKMGKTFHKFGETTEYVGIKR; encoded by the coding sequence ATGGTCAAAAATAATCATACCTATTGGGCTAACGCTTTCTCAGATGCAAAAATAAATTTAGATATAAATAAATTAAAACACATAACTAAATATGTAAACAAAAAAGATAAAATATTAGAAGCGGGTTGCGGACCTGGAAAAGTTGTTTTTCCACTACTTTCAGAAGGTTATAAAATATATGGTTTGGATTTTTCAAAAGATTTAATTAAAGAGTGTCAAGACTATTCGAAAAAAACAAAAATTGGTAATCCAAATAGTTTTGTAGTTGGCGACATACTAAGATTAGAATACAAAGAAGAATTCGATGTATACATGTCATTTGGCGTGATAGAACACTTCAAACAAAGAGAACAAAGAAGAATAATCAAACAAGCAAAAAAATCACTTAAGAAAGGAGGTAAAGTTGTAATAACTGTTCCAAACAGCTACAGCCCAAATGTTGTTTCAAGATGGATTATGTCTAAGGTCAAAAAACATCTTCTTAAAGACCCAATGGTGTACCAAAAAAATATCTCAACAAAAAAAATACGAAAAATGTTTGAAAGAGAAGGTTTTAAAACCATCTCATGCAAAAATTATGGTTTTGATAAAGCAATAAACAGACTACTTTTACTAAATTACAAAAAAATATTCAGAATCCCTAATTTATTTTATTATCTTAGAAAACCAATATTGAAAGCATCTCAAAAAATGGGAAAAACATTTCATAAGTTTGGAGAAACAACAGAATATGTAGGTATAAAAAGATGA
- a CDS encoding polysaccharide deacetylase family protein has protein sequence MSKLKVVIYFDYELQQGADMCTNPQKWGLDDYTNTEKLLELLNKYDVKVCFATLGTIAEGNKLPYSSKKQIKKIHSKGHEIASHSYKHNALDSLTNKEIISDLKKSKRLLESVIKEKIMTFVPPHNLPFNLLGIAIGLKKIEKEGKPTKRRPYISKRPISKYRQIINKIGFKVIREYDLIINKLDFTGFDSKVRNKILKNKNKNKIITCYGHPHALLVKGKQSLEELEKTIKLIKKEKIEVILPREIKRCLEKNGI, from the coding sequence ATGAGTAAATTAAAAGTTGTTATTTATTTTGATTATGAATTACAACAAGGAGCAGACATGTGCACAAACCCTCAAAAATGGGGGCTGGACGACTATACCAATACAGAAAAACTTCTTGAATTACTAAATAAATACGATGTAAAAGTCTGTTTTGCAACTCTCGGAACAATAGCTGAAGGAAATAAATTGCCTTACTCAAGTAAAAAACAAATAAAAAAAATACACTCAAAAGGACATGAAATAGCATCTCACTCATATAAACATAACGCTCTAGATTCATTAACTAATAAAGAAATAATAAGTGATTTAAAAAAATCTAAAAGACTTCTGGAATCAGTTATTAAAGAAAAAATCATGACATTTGTTCCACCACATAATTTACCATTTAATCTACTGGGAATAGCAATTGGTTTAAAAAAAATAGAAAAAGAAGGAAAACCAACAAAAAGAAGACCATACATATCCAAAAGACCAATATCAAAATATAGACAAATAATTAACAAAATAGGGTTTAAGGTTATTAGAGAATATGATTTAATAATAAACAAGCTTGATTTCACAGGATTCGACAGCAAAGTAAGAAACAAAATATTAAAAAACAAGAACAAAAATAAAATAATAACCTGTTATGGCCACCCTCATGCTCTGCTAGTAAAAGGAAAACAATCACTAGAAGAACTTGAAAAAACAATCAAACTAATCAAAAAAGAAAAAATAGAAGTAATATTGCCACGAGAGATAAAAAGATGTTTAGAAAAGAATGGAATTTAA
- a CDS encoding class I SAM-dependent methyltransferase — translation MFRKEWNLINKPNIITKLFGDPSLGRRLDFQVIKKLLKQNIKQNSTILDAGCGQGFYSFYIDKKYDIKEIDAIDYEQENVDKCKLINNKVKSKKIIFRKEDMIKYKKENKYDLIFALASTHYVGEEDNKIFENFYQSLRNKGTLLLVTPNSKIRSKEYGRKSGKYEKQEIIKKLQKQGFKITCVKPFSNGITNKIKFTLYKLHKQNKLISKIKYATIFLFGLLIIKLDKFFDNKKNASWLVLARK, via the coding sequence ATGTTTAGAAAAGAATGGAATTTAATAAACAAGCCAAACATAATCACCAAACTATTTGGAGATCCATCTCTTGGAAGAAGACTAGATTTTCAAGTAATTAAAAAATTATTAAAACAAAATATAAAACAAAATTCAACTATACTGGACGCAGGATGCGGTCAAGGATTCTACTCATTCTATATAGATAAAAAATATGATATCAAAGAAATTGATGCTATAGATTACGAACAAGAAAATGTTGATAAGTGTAAGCTAATAAACAACAAAGTAAAAAGTAAAAAAATAATATTTAGAAAAGAAGATATGATTAAATATAAAAAAGAAAATAAATATGACCTAATATTTGCACTAGCCAGCACACACTATGTTGGTGAAGAAGACAACAAAATATTTGAGAATTTTTATCAATCATTACGAAACAAAGGAACATTACTTTTAGTTACACCTAACAGCAAAATAAGATCTAAAGAATATGGAAGAAAAAGCGGAAAATATGAAAAGCAAGAGATAATAAAAAAACTTCAAAAACAAGGTTTTAAAATAACATGTGTAAAGCCATTTTCAAATGGTATCACTAACAAAATAAAATTCACCCTTTACAAACTTCACAAACAAAATAAACTAATTTCTAAAATTAAATACGCAACAATATTCCTTTTTGGACTTTTAATAATCAAACTTGACAAATTCTTTGATAACAAAAAAAATGCGTCTTGGCTTGTTTTAGCGAGAAAATAA
- a CDS encoding flippase, protein MGLKSSYQELFQGAGIILFMSFLSYVFMFVFKMIGSRYFGPEDWGYFEFGVTILGFMFIFSLIGIHSSIPRYVSDYISKKDSKSLSSFIGFSSIVPLVISLVFTALFFLTIPFLKDIFSFNSMSVYVLTFVFLSLPFRVLEIVLSNILSGYKRMLYCQWSTVLKPFILIVGVGLIIYFNLSLFYLLLLYFISIVLSFILNFFLTKRIDVPFSLFKQSQTKEWFNFSIPLFVSGFLMYLIGWSDNIIIGIFLSAELLGIYAIAYSTASLLKFVQLAFSRIASPLFMELHNKKSEDLGFLYTKSQKWVLLFSLPFILLLIFFSKKILFILFGAEYVVGSAALSIISLGFLINLYTGLNEVIVHVYKKTKHIAKVNIFIAILNIVLNVLLIPYIGITGAAISSAICLSLQNILFYLYARRLYPLFIDHKSNFKLIIISLLGIIVLKIFSLVWDNNYLLVFLFLLLLCLYFILIFILKFLDKDDLDTLSKLERKYGKSVPSLSKLLRMLFKLFSR, encoded by the coding sequence ATGGGTTTAAAATCATCTTATCAAGAGTTATTTCAGGGCGCCGGAATAATTCTTTTTATGTCTTTTCTCAGTTATGTTTTTATGTTTGTGTTCAAAATGATCGGATCTCGTTATTTTGGTCCTGAAGATTGGGGTTATTTTGAATTTGGAGTCACTATTTTAGGGTTCATGTTTATATTTTCGTTGATTGGTATTCATAGCAGTATTCCTCGGTATGTTTCGGATTATATTTCAAAGAAAGATTCAAAATCTCTTTCTTCGTTTATTGGTTTTTCTTCTATTGTTCCTTTGGTTATATCTTTGGTATTTACGGCTTTGTTTTTTCTAACGATTCCTTTTTTAAAAGATATTTTTAGTTTCAACTCTATGAGTGTTTATGTGTTAACTTTTGTTTTTCTTTCTCTTCCTTTTAGGGTTTTAGAAATAGTTCTTTCAAATATTCTCTCAGGCTACAAACGAATGCTTTATTGTCAGTGGAGTACTGTTTTAAAGCCTTTTATTCTTATTGTTGGTGTTGGTCTAATAATTTATTTTAATTTGTCTTTATTTTATCTTTTGTTATTATATTTTATTTCCATAGTGCTTTCCTTTATTTTAAACTTTTTTTTGACGAAAAGAATAGATGTTCCCTTCTCTCTTTTTAAACAATCCCAAACTAAAGAATGGTTTAACTTTTCAATTCCTTTATTTGTGTCTGGTTTTTTGATGTATCTTATAGGTTGGAGCGACAATATTATTATTGGCATATTCTTGTCTGCGGAATTATTAGGAATATATGCTATCGCTTATTCGACTGCTTCTTTATTAAAATTTGTTCAACTTGCTTTTTCGAGGATAGCTTCGCCTTTATTTATGGAACTTCATAATAAAAAGAGCGAAGACTTGGGTTTTTTATATACTAAATCTCAAAAGTGGGTTCTTTTGTTTTCTTTGCCTTTTATTTTGTTGTTGATATTTTTCTCAAAGAAAATTCTTTTTATTTTATTCGGGGCTGAATATGTTGTTGGTTCTGCTGCTTTGTCGATTATTTCTTTGGGTTTCTTAATTAATTTGTATACTGGTTTAAATGAAGTGATTGTTCATGTGTATAAAAAAACTAAACATATTGCTAAAGTTAATATTTTTATAGCCATTCTAAACATTGTTCTAAACGTTTTGTTAATACCGTATATTGGAATAACTGGTGCTGCCATATCTTCAGCTATATGTCTCTCTTTGCAAAATATTTTGTTTTATCTTTATGCTAGAAGACTTTATCCGTTATTTATTGATCACAAGTCTAATTTTAAATTAATAATAATCTCTCTTTTAGGAATAATTGTTCTAAAGATTTTTTCTTTGGTTTGGGATAACAATTATTTATTGGTTTTCTTATTCCTTTTATTGTTGTGTTTATACTTTATTCTTATTTTTATTCTTAAGTTTCTAGATAAAGATGATTTAGATACGCTATCTAAACTAGAGCGTAAATATGGTAAGAGCGTACCTTCATTGTCTAAGTTGTTAAGAATGTTGTTTAAATTATTTTCTCGCTAA
- a CDS encoding GDP-mannose 4,6-dehydratase produces the protein MKILLTGIAGFIGSHAAKTLIEEGHEVIGLDNLNDYYDVSLKEARLKNLVPKEVIFVKGDILDKELLDSLAQEHSFDVIIHLAAQAGVRYSLENPDTYIQTNVQGTNNIFELARKYDIKRAVYASSSSVYGGNDKIPFSETDSVDNPISLYAATKKANELQANVYSHLFGLTTIGLRFFTVYGLWGRPDMALFKFTKGINEEKSIDVYNKGNMKRDFTYVKDIVDGIVSTIDAELTGFNVFNLGRGESVNLMDFIGEIESNLDKKAKLEFLPMQPGDVPETFSDVSKAKQLLNYNPSVSIKEGVNEFVNWYLSYFEK, from the coding sequence ATGAAAATCTTACTCACGGGAATAGCAGGTTTTATTGGTTCTCACGCTGCTAAAACTCTTATTGAAGAAGGTCATGAGGTTATTGGATTAGATAACTTAAATGATTATTATGATGTTTCTCTAAAAGAAGCAAGACTAAAAAATCTTGTTCCAAAAGAAGTTATTTTTGTTAAAGGAGATATTTTGGATAAAGAATTGTTAGATTCTCTTGCTCAAGAACATTCTTTTGATGTGATAATTCATTTAGCAGCGCAAGCAGGTGTGCGTTATAGTCTGGAAAATCCCGATACTTATATTCAAACAAATGTTCAAGGAACAAATAATATTTTCGAATTAGCAAGAAAATATGATATCAAACGAGCGGTATATGCGTCTTCTTCGAGTGTTTATGGTGGAAATGATAAGATTCCATTCTCAGAGACTGATTCTGTTGATAATCCCATATCTTTGTATGCAGCCACTAAAAAAGCTAATGAGCTTCAAGCAAATGTTTATAGTCATTTATTTGGTCTAACGACTATAGGTCTTAGGTTTTTTACAGTCTATGGTCTTTGGGGGCGTCCTGATATGGCTTTGTTTAAATTTACCAAGGGAATAAATGAAGAAAAATCTATAGATGTTTATAACAAAGGCAATATGAAAAGGGATTTTACTTATGTTAAAGATATCGTTGATGGTATCGTTTCAACTATTGATGCAGAACTAACCGGATTTAATGTTTTTAATTTAGGAAGAGGAGAGTCTGTTAATTTAATGGATTTTATTGGTGAAATAGAATCAAACTTAGATAAAAAAGCTAAATTAGAGTTTCTTCCAATGCAACCAGGAGATGTTCCAGAAACCTTTTCCGATGTTTCAAAAGCTAAACAATTATTAAACTATAACCCTTCAGTATCTATAAAAGAAGGTGTAAATGAGTTCGTGAATTGGTATTTGTCTTATTTTGAAAAATAA
- a CDS encoding virulence RhuM family protein, with amino-acid sequence MVKDLIIRNSTAEFLIFQSQQKEDAIEVKYADENVWLSQKMMAKLFDVDVRTINEHLKNIFQSEELDDKATIRKFRIVQQEGNRQVTRTVEFYNLDAIISVGYRVNSKRATQFRIWATKILKQFAIKGYVLDKKRLEHGSFLNENYFTELLEEIREIRLSERQFYQKITDIYATSLDYDTHALTTKEFFAKVQNKLHYAIHKHTAPELIMKRSDAKKDHMGLTTWKNAPDGKIIKTDVAIAKNYLKKEELESLSRIVSAYLDLAEERAKRKIPMTMEDWAKRLDAFLAFDERDILQNMGNITQEIAKQHAETEFEKYRIIQDNLFQSDFDMLVEKSQNLTKKK; translated from the coding sequence ATGGTAAAAGATTTGATTATACGAAACAGTACCGCCGAATTTTTAATATTTCAATCACAACAAAAAGAAGATGCTATCGAAGTTAAATACGCCGATGAGAACGTTTGGCTATCTCAAAAAATGATGGCTAAACTGTTTGATGTAGATGTTAGAACCATAAATGAACACCTAAAGAACATATTCCAATCTGAAGAATTAGATGATAAAGCAACTATCCGGAAATTCCGGATAGTTCAACAAGAAGGGAACCGACAAGTCACCAGAACTGTTGAGTTCTACAATCTAGATGCAATTATTAGCGTAGGGTATCGAGTAAACTCAAAACGAGCAACCCAATTTAGAATATGGGCAACTAAGATTTTAAAACAATTTGCTATCAAAGGATATGTTCTAGACAAAAAGAGATTAGAACATGGCTCATTTCTTAATGAGAATTATTTTACTGAACTTTTAGAAGAAATTAGAGAAATAAGACTTAGTGAAAGACAGTTCTATCAAAAAATCACAGACATTTATGCTACAAGCCTTGATTATGATACGCATGCTTTGACTACAAAAGAATTCTTTGCTAAAGTTCAAAATAAACTACATTATGCAATTCATAAACATACTGCTCCTGAGCTTATTATGAAAAGATCTGATGCTAAAAAAGATCATATGGGTCTTACAACATGGAAAAATGCTCCTGATGGAAAAATCATCAAAACCGATGTTGCTATTGCTAAAAATTACTTAAAAAAAGAAGAGTTAGAGTCTTTAAGTAGAATAGTTTCAGCATATCTTGATTTAGCTGAAGAAAGAGCAAAAAGAAAAATTCCTATGACCATGGAAGATTGGGCAAAAAGACTGGACGCATTCTTAGCATTTGATGAACGAGACATACTACAAAATATGGGAAACATAACCCAAGAGATTGCAAAACAACATGCAGAAACAGAGTTTGAAAAATATAGAATTATTCAAGATAATTTATTTCAATCAGATTTTGATATGTTAGTTGAAAAATCTCAAAACTTAACAAAAAAGAAATAA